Part of the Streptomyces sp. WMMC500 genome is shown below.
TCCTGCCGGTCCTCGGTGACGTCGTCGGTCATGCTCTGCCTCCCGGCTGGGGTGACGCTTCCACGGCGGCGGCCATCCGGTCCACCGCCTCGGTCAACACCTCGGGCGAGGTGGCGAAGTTGAGCCGCGCGTGGCCGGCGCCGCCCGTGCCGAACGGGATCCCCGACGCCAGCGCCACGCGCCCCCGCTCCAGGAACACCGCCGCGGGATCGTCCCCGAGCCCCAGCGCGCGGCAGTCCAGCCAGGCCAGGAACGTACCGTCCGGAACGCGGTACTCCACCCCCGGCAGCCGCTCCGCCAGCAGCCGCCCGAGCAGCCGGCGATTCTCGTCCAGCCCGGCGAGCAGCGCGTCGAGCCACGGGTCGCCGTGCCGGAACGCCGCCACGTGCGCGATCGCCCCGACGTGGCTGGCCCCGTGCGAGACCTCCTCCGGCAGCAGCGCCAGGTCGCCCGCCGACTCCTCGCCGGCGACGGCCACCGCCGCCTTCAGCCCCGCGAGGTTCCACGCCTTCGACGCCGACAGCAGCGCGAAGCCCCGCCCGGCCCCCGGCACCGTCAGATACGGCACGTGCCTGGCGCCGGTGCCCGGCGGCACCAGCGGGGCGTGGATCTCGTCGGCGACGATCCGCACCCCGTGCTCCCCGGCGAGCACGGCGACCTGCGCCAGCTCGGCGGCCGTGTGC
Proteins encoded:
- a CDS encoding MalY/PatB family protein, which encodes MSAGAPGVPVADPLRGPSLAELRRRTSMKWRTYPPDVLPLWVAEMDTLLAEPVAEAVRTAIDLGDTGYATVEPYAEALAEFAGRRWDWRIPAERVALVPDVMLGIVEVLKLVTGPDDAVVVNSPVYPPFYAFTENLGRRVVEAPLGKDRRIDLGALDEAFTAARAGGHRAAFLLCSPHNPTGTVHTAAELAQVAVLAGEHGVRIVADEIHAPLVPPGTGARHVPYLTVPGAGRGFALLSASKAWNLAGLKAAVAVAGEESAGDLALLPEEVSHGASHVGAIAHVAAFRHGDPWLDALLAGLDENRRLLGRLLAERLPGVEYRVPDGTFLAWLDCRALGLGDDPAAVFLERGRVALASGIPFGTGGAGHARLNFATSPEVLTEAVDRMAAAVEASPQPGGRA